In a genomic window of Flavobacterium lipolyticum:
- a CDS encoding OmpA family protein, whose protein sequence is MKNYIPFYLLILSFFSFHTYSQKNKIATADKQYANYAYINAIETYERVASKGYKSADMFKKLGNSFYFNAEFDKAAKWYDELFAMTNDVEPEYYYRYAQSLKSTNRTGKANQMLDLFSQHSKNDTRGKLYKKNENYLDLIKANSGRYTIEDSGINSKYSDYGTTFFKNKIVFTTARDTGGLGQQRHKWTGESFTSLYEAVLDENFNPSAPKKIKSKINSKFHESTPTFTKDGTTIYFTRNNYIDGKKGKNKQKTTFIKIYKATLNQKKEWDNIVELPFNSNEYSTAHPTLSPDEKTLYFASDMPGTIGQSDIYKVKILSNGGYSSPQNLGPGINTEGKETFPFVTDENEIYFASDGHPGLGGLDIFVGKINDAGVSNIQNLGADVNSPNDDFAYIIDIKSRKGFFSSNRKGGQGSDDIYKFLETKKINTDYQLYGVVTDLDSNEILPNAKITLYDQDMNVKDSTFSDEKGKYSFVLDPETPYYIRAKKENYTTWEQKILVSKDRSKAYLPIPLEKSRYQVTIGDNLGKVFGIKMIYFDLDKSNIGKEAALDLEKILDVLNLYPKMKLDIRSHTDSRQTHKYNQLLSDRRAKSTIDWLIKHGVNKNRLTGKGYGETQLVNHCSDNENCTEEEHQMNRRSEFIISGL, encoded by the coding sequence ATGAAGAATTATATACCCTTTTATTTATTAATACTAAGTTTTTTTTCATTTCATACTTATTCTCAAAAGAATAAAATAGCTACAGCAGACAAACAATATGCCAACTACGCTTATATTAATGCGATTGAAACCTATGAAAGAGTAGCTTCAAAGGGCTACAAGTCTGCAGATATGTTCAAAAAACTGGGCAATTCTTTTTACTTTAATGCTGAATTTGACAAAGCTGCAAAATGGTATGACGAGTTATTTGCCATGACTAACGATGTGGAGCCCGAATATTATTACCGATATGCACAATCGTTAAAATCGACAAATCGCACAGGGAAAGCCAATCAAATGCTTGATTTATTCTCTCAGCATTCAAAGAATGATACAAGAGGGAAACTATACAAAAAAAATGAAAACTATCTGGATTTGATTAAAGCAAATTCCGGACGCTATACGATTGAAGATTCAGGAATAAACAGTAAATATTCGGATTACGGAACAACATTTTTCAAAAATAAAATTGTTTTCACCACTGCAAGAGATACAGGAGGACTGGGACAACAAAGACATAAGTGGACGGGTGAAAGTTTCACCAGCCTTTATGAAGCTGTGCTCGATGAAAATTTCAATCCAAGCGCACCAAAAAAAATAAAATCAAAAATCAATAGTAAGTTTCACGAATCCACTCCCACTTTTACAAAAGACGGAACAACTATTTACTTTACTCGCAATAATTATATTGATGGTAAAAAAGGAAAAAACAAACAAAAAACCACCTTTATAAAAATATACAAAGCCACTCTTAATCAAAAGAAGGAGTGGGACAATATCGTAGAATTACCTTTTAATAGTAATGAATACAGTACGGCACATCCTACTCTCAGTCCGGACGAAAAGACTTTATATTTTGCTTCAGATATGCCCGGAACAATAGGACAATCTGATATTTACAAGGTCAAAATCCTGAGTAATGGAGGATACAGCTCTCCTCAAAATTTAGGCCCCGGAATCAACACCGAAGGAAAAGAAACATTTCCTTTCGTAACCGATGAAAATGAAATTTATTTTGCTTCAGACGGGCATCCGGGACTTGGCGGTCTTGATATTTTTGTTGGAAAAATAAACGACGCCGGAGTTAGTAATATTCAAAATTTAGGAGCAGATGTCAATTCTCCTAATGATGATTTTGCTTATATTATTGACATCAAATCCCGAAAAGGCTTTTTTTCATCGAACAGAAAAGGCGGACAAGGATCAGATGATATTTATAAATTTTTAGAGACAAAAAAAATAAATACTGACTACCAATTATATGGAGTTGTGACTGATCTGGACAGTAATGAAATTTTACCAAATGCCAAAATCACCTTGTATGATCAGGACATGAATGTAAAAGATTCCACCTTCTCCGATGAGAAAGGAAAGTATAGTTTCGTTTTGGATCCTGAAACTCCCTATTATATCAGGGCCAAAAAAGAAAACTACACCACCTGGGAACAAAAAATACTGGTATCAAAAGATCGTTCAAAAGCTTATTTACCGATTCCACTTGAAAAATCCCGCTACCAGGTAACCATTGGAGATAATTTAGGCAAAGTTTTCGGTATCAAAATGATATACTTTGATTTAGACAAATCCAATATTGGTAAAGAAGCTGCTTTAGATCTGGAAAAAATCCTGGATGTACTGAACTTGTATCCTAAAATGAAATTAGATATTCGTTCTCATACAGACAGCCGTCAGACGCATAAATACAATCAGCTGTTGTCTGATAGAAGAGCTAAATCTACTATCGACTGGCTTATTAAACATGGGGTTAATAAAAACAGATTAACCGGCAAAGGTTATGGTGAAACACAACTTGTAAACCATTGTTCTGATAATGAAAATTGCACGGAAGAAGAGCATCAAATGAACAGAAGAAGCGAATTTATTATTTCCGGATTGTAG
- a CDS encoding PorP/SprF family type IX secretion system membrane protein encodes MKKNLFFLKFLLLFNVINIAAQQNAQYTQYMYNTININPAYAGSRGTLSVFGLYRAQWVGLEGAPKTSAFSINTPINDSNLGIGVSLVNDKIGASDKSSLSTDFSYTVQTSDNFKLSFGLKGTVSLFNLDTNRLNPADLDDPHLQNLNNVISPNIGAGVYWHSDKAYIGLSVPDFIVTNYYDNNEVAIFKNKINYYLMGGYVFNLSAYNNIKFKPAVLTKITQGAPLQVDVSGNFMFNDKFMVGIAYRWDAAFSTMAGFQLTDGMYIGYGYDLESSKLNNYSNGSHEIFLRFEFIRKQSRMTTPRFF; translated from the coding sequence ATGAAAAAGAATTTATTTTTTTTAAAGTTCTTATTGCTTTTCAATGTAATAAATATAGCGGCTCAGCAAAATGCTCAATACACACAATACATGTACAATACCATAAATATTAATCCTGCCTATGCCGGATCGAGAGGTACGCTGAGTGTTTTTGGATTGTATCGCGCACAGTGGGTAGGCCTTGAAGGAGCACCAAAAACCAGCGCTTTTTCAATTAACACCCCTATAAACGACAGTAATTTAGGTATCGGTGTTTCTCTTGTAAATGACAAAATTGGTGCTTCTGATAAAAGCTCTTTATCGACTGACTTTTCCTATACGGTTCAGACTTCAGATAATTTTAAACTTTCATTCGGACTTAAAGGAACTGTTAGTCTTTTTAATCTGGACACTAATAGGCTAAATCCCGCAGATTTGGACGATCCACATTTACAAAATTTAAATAATGTCATATCTCCAAATATAGGAGCCGGGGTCTATTGGCATTCTGACAAAGCTTACATCGGTTTATCGGTACCGGATTTTATAGTGACCAATTATTATGACAATAATGAAGTAGCCATATTCAAAAACAAAATTAACTACTACTTAATGGGAGGATATGTATTCAATTTGAGTGCTTACAACAATATAAAATTCAAACCCGCAGTGCTCACAAAAATAACACAAGGTGCGCCGCTGCAGGTGGATGTCTCAGGTAATTTTATGTTCAACGATAAATTTATGGTTGGAATTGCCTACCGCTGGGACGCCGCTTTCAGTACCATGGCCGGTTTTCAGCTTACAGATGGTATGTACATCGGTTACGGTTATGATCTTGAATCTTCAAAACTAAACAATTACAGTAATGGTTCGCATGAAATATTCCTGCGTTTTGAGTTTATCCGAAAACAAAGCAGAATGACAACCCCTCGTTTCTTTTAA
- a CDS encoding gliding motility-associated C-terminal domain-containing protein → MKFSKLLVALFYILPLAAIAQTEISAVATDASCTGDGRADGTIKITVKNVSEPIIYAVAKSPFDPATIIASSASLITHLEPGDYFYGYYENNTFIKAATTIKVGSTYSSISPTIGLFTAKNYTYCASDPDPLGDIAINAEKGNPPYTVNLLNASDGTVVRSVQTATGIVRLNGMPSGKYKVSATDNCGTLISPVTVLNLPPNEVLKNFNLDKGTINAVDLIYNTPNDVCSGISSATLPNGLLAVSNGGAYFNALPPLYGVPDFIYKLEIQNGSGWDVYDNLTLTDVKKKYSMPSDRSKWGIVRLSATYCNITKTVELDYGASTIGIVKPFIDFEFSIEDDPLNTNCNDTGQVRLKNVPKDQGGCLPYTVEVTDNGTGIKNTYTITSINSLEICKLNIGKSYTIKVTDNTGIAIATYSFTNNTSNTSSKKPAITDPKNVFIDPNYFAPDKDIKGKIQFFTGPSAMFFGKCALAVYPPMATPGYVGLQGKVTVSLVNGPSPLAVTYKEPIFGLGNELLPGTYTIRIKDSACFDEEFQVVLDSYFTKIEITNVSFNPDASRCDRYNKNITLKVSAVGTGAINSTLANFYGNNQIFPGIVSGPAGMGTFNAILGSNSLKEGISNFSFFQDIAGKYEIGIARKFISGRPLLQSELIENTQTAFVDVQPNFPAFDLSESGGIVCSGDTTGDLHAKVNNVSESITYFIKKETDSDFPTTGQSSPVFKALTAGNYIVKAKTACYEVLQPLILRSSFSQLINGGDRAVCIGGNIKLSVVQIGPVNSIKWTLPDGTEVISPELNINNVTAAQIGTYKVEINSLGGCYFTESINIRLGGLSTPTGNSTQQFCATAKATVADLITVETGIIWYDASTGGNIIPSSTLLIDDKTYYAAAQTGTCESTNRLAVTVNIGDPKAPTGAATQQFCAATNATVADLAVSGTGVIWYDALAGGSVIPSTALLIDGKTYYAAAKTGTCESTNRLAVTVSIGDPTTPTGAATQQFCATAKATVADLTASGTGIIWYDALTGGNIIPSTALLIDGKTYYGTAKTGTCKSTNRLAVTVSIGDPKTPTGTATQQFCATAKATVADLTAAGTGIIWYDALTGGSIIPSTALLIDGKTYYGTAKSGACESTNRLAVTVIVKKDLPNKDPDWLTSACISEKVTYTTVAGMSSYNWLVSNEGTIVNGGQQSDDFVTVLWNNAGKGAIEVNYIDEAKCNPLVSINFSIEVGSCLKPNEDADIELRKTINNPIANIGQQVVFTISAENLGGNNFNNVQIRDILPSGYTYTSSKTSSGDYNITNGIWNLPELLAKQTATLTLTAKVKATGDYLNIAFLENSTPEDYNPHNNKAQAGITNPEVIVFNMVSPNGDGKNDYFEIRGLERFPNNSVTIYNSWGVKVFETTNYGANNNFFRGISEGRATVNQNAGLPSGTYFYVLSYGNGALMTEKSGYLHLTLR, encoded by the coding sequence ATGAAATTTTCAAAATTACTCGTCGCGCTATTCTATATACTGCCTTTAGCTGCAATTGCCCAGACAGAAATTTCTGCTGTTGCCACAGATGCTTCCTGTACCGGCGATGGTAGAGCAGATGGCACAATTAAGATCACAGTTAAAAATGTTTCTGAACCTATAATATATGCTGTTGCAAAATCTCCTTTTGATCCGGCAACTATTATTGCATCTTCAGCTTCTTTGATTACGCACTTAGAGCCGGGAGATTATTTCTATGGGTATTACGAAAACAATACTTTTATAAAGGCTGCAACTACCATAAAGGTAGGCAGTACCTATTCTTCTATTTCTCCAACTATTGGACTTTTTACCGCAAAAAATTATACTTACTGTGCATCAGATCCTGATCCCCTGGGTGATATTGCTATTAACGCAGAAAAAGGAAACCCTCCCTATACTGTTAACTTGCTAAATGCTTCAGATGGTACCGTTGTAAGAAGTGTACAAACAGCAACCGGTATTGTCAGACTTAATGGTATGCCAAGTGGCAAATATAAAGTTTCGGCTACAGATAATTGCGGTACTTTAATTTCACCTGTAACCGTATTGAATCTTCCGCCAAATGAAGTTCTTAAGAATTTTAACCTTGATAAAGGAACCATTAATGCTGTTGATCTCATTTATAACACTCCAAATGATGTCTGTTCCGGTATTAGCAGTGCTACCCTTCCAAACGGACTATTAGCCGTAAGTAATGGTGGCGCTTATTTTAATGCTCTCCCTCCTCTTTATGGAGTTCCGGATTTTATTTACAAATTAGAGATTCAGAACGGATCAGGCTGGGACGTTTATGACAATCTGACTCTTACTGATGTAAAGAAAAAATATTCAATGCCTTCAGATCGCTCCAAATGGGGTATTGTCCGCTTGAGCGCAACATATTGTAACATAACAAAAACTGTTGAACTAGATTATGGAGCATCAACTATAGGGATTGTTAAACCCTTTATTGATTTTGAATTCAGTATCGAAGATGACCCTTTGAATACCAATTGCAATGACACAGGACAAGTTCGGCTAAAAAACGTACCTAAAGATCAGGGGGGCTGTCTGCCTTATACCGTAGAAGTAACAGACAACGGTACAGGTATCAAAAATACTTATACTATTACAAGCATAAACAGTTTGGAAATTTGTAAACTAAATATTGGTAAAAGCTACACTATAAAAGTAACGGATAATACAGGAATCGCGATAGCAACTTACTCTTTTACGAACAATACTTCAAACACTTCTTCTAAAAAACCTGCTATTACTGATCCTAAAAATGTTTTTATTGATCCCAATTATTTTGCTCCCGATAAAGACATCAAAGGTAAAATACAATTTTTCACAGGACCAAGTGCTATGTTTTTTGGTAAATGTGCACTGGCGGTGTATCCTCCTATGGCCACTCCCGGTTATGTAGGCTTACAAGGTAAAGTTACCGTAAGTCTTGTAAACGGTCCGTCACCATTGGCAGTAACCTATAAAGAACCTATTTTCGGATTAGGAAATGAGTTACTTCCGGGAACTTACACCATAAGAATAAAAGATTCGGCTTGTTTTGATGAGGAATTTCAAGTGGTTCTAGACAGTTATTTTACAAAAATTGAAATCACCAACGTTAGTTTTAATCCGGACGCCTCAAGATGTGACCGTTATAACAAAAATATAACCCTAAAAGTATCAGCTGTCGGTACAGGTGCAATAAACAGTACATTGGCTAATTTTTATGGGAATAACCAAATTTTCCCCGGGATTGTAAGCGGACCTGCAGGTATGGGAACTTTTAATGCCATTCTGGGTTCTAATTCTTTAAAAGAGGGAATCAGTAATTTTTCTTTTTTTCAGGATATAGCAGGAAAATATGAAATAGGGATCGCCCGAAAATTTATAAGTGGAAGACCTCTCTTGCAAAGCGAATTAATTGAGAACACTCAAACTGCTTTTGTAGATGTGCAACCTAATTTCCCTGCGTTTGACTTATCTGAATCCGGCGGAATTGTCTGTTCAGGAGATACAACAGGGGATCTTCATGCCAAAGTAAACAATGTTTCAGAAAGCATTACTTACTTTATAAAAAAAGAAACGGATTCCGATTTCCCAACAACAGGACAATCAAGTCCTGTATTTAAAGCACTGACAGCAGGAAATTATATTGTAAAAGCAAAAACAGCCTGTTATGAAGTCTTACAGCCTCTGATTTTAAGAAGTTCATTTTCACAATTAATAAATGGTGGAGACCGAGCTGTTTGTATAGGAGGAAACATCAAACTATCTGTAGTACAGATTGGCCCCGTAAATTCTATAAAATGGACATTACCAGATGGAACCGAAGTTATTTCCCCGGAATTAAATATCAATAATGTAACAGCAGCACAAATTGGAACCTACAAAGTAGAAATTAATTCTTTAGGGGGGTGTTATTTCACCGAATCCATCAACATTAGACTTGGAGGTCTGTCAACTCCAACAGGAAATTCTACACAACAATTTTGTGCCACTGCTAAAGCCACTGTAGCAGATTTAATTACCGTAGAAACCGGTATTATCTGGTACGATGCCTCAACAGGAGGAAATATAATTCCGTCCTCAACCCTATTAATTGATGATAAAACGTATTACGCCGCCGCACAGACAGGTACATGTGAGAGTACAAATCGTTTAGCTGTAACCGTTAATATCGGTGATCCAAAAGCACCAACGGGTGCTGCTACACAACAATTCTGTGCAGCAACAAATGCTACAGTAGCAGACTTAGCAGTCTCCGGAACCGGTGTTATCTGGTACGATGCACTAGCAGGAGGAAGTGTAATTCCATCCACAGCATTACTAATCGATGGTAAAACGTATTACGCAGCGGCAAAAACGGGTACATGTGAGAGTACAAACCGTTTAGCTGTAACCGTTAGCATCGGTGATCCCACAACGCCAACGGGTGCTGCTACACAACAATTCTGTGCAACCGCAAAGGCTACAGTAGCAGATTTAACAGCCTCCGGAACCGGAATTATCTGGTACGATGCACTAACAGGAGGAAATATAATTCCATCCACAGCATTACTAATCGATGGTAAAACGTATTACGGAACGGCAAAAACGGGTACATGTAAGAGTACAAACCGTTTAGCTGTAACCGTTAGCATCGGTGATCCAAAAACACCAACAGGTACTGCTACACAACAATTCTGTGCAACCGCAAAGGCTACAGTTGCAGATTTAACAGCCGCCGGAACCGGAATTATCTGGTACGATGCACTAACAGGAGGAAGTATAATTCCATCCACAGCATTACTAATCGATGGTAAAACGTATTACGGAACGGCAAAGTCAGGTGCATGTGAGAGTACAAACCGTTTAGCCGTTACCGTAATTGTTAAAAAAGATCTTCCTAATAAAGATCCTGATTGGCTTACGTCGGCCTGTATTTCAGAAAAAGTAACCTACACTACTGTGGCCGGAATGTCCTCTTACAATTGGCTCGTTTCAAATGAAGGCACTATCGTAAATGGAGGTCAGCAATCAGATGATTTTGTAACAGTTTTGTGGAATAATGCCGGAAAAGGTGCTATCGAAGTCAATTATATTGATGAAGCTAAATGCAATCCTCTTGTGAGTATTAATTTTTCTATAGAAGTAGGGTCCTGTTTGAAGCCTAATGAAGATGCAGATATTGAGTTAAGAAAAACAATAAATAATCCAATAGCAAACATCGGTCAACAGGTCGTGTTTACCATATCTGCTGAAAATCTGGGAGGAAATAATTTCAACAATGTTCAAATTAGAGATATACTTCCATCAGGATATACGTATACCTCATCCAAAACTTCTTCAGGAGATTATAATATAACAAACGGAATATGGAATTTACCAGAACTATTAGCCAAACAAACAGCAACATTGACCCTAACAGCAAAAGTAAAAGCAACAGGGGATTATCTGAACATTGCTTTTCTGGAAAATTCAACTCCGGAAGATTACAATCCGCATAATAATAAAGCGCAGGCGGGCATTACAAATCCGGAGGTAATTGTTTTCAATATGGTTTCTCCAAATGGAGACGGCAAAAATGATTACTTTGAGATTAGAGGTCTCGAACGATTTCCAAATAATTCGGTAACCATATATAATTCCTGGGGAGTCAAAGTGTTTGAAACTACTAATTATGGTGCAAACAATAATTTTTTTCGTGGAATTTCTGAAGGAAGAGCAACGGTAAACCAAAATGCTGGATTACCATCAGGAACCTATTTTTATGTGCTTTCCTATGGAAACGGTGCACTTATGACCGAAAAAAGCGGATACTTACATCTTACTTTGAGATAA
- a CDS encoding DUF4230 domain-containing protein: MQNLVKRIIVLAVAVLVIVLAFKYCEFKKDDDSTIDYNTNLIQQQILNVGKLVVTEGHFSEVITYKNQQKYLMDMVSFEKKALVVVNANVTVAYDLHKVKYDIDEKNKTITILNIPKEEITINPDIQFYDVEQSKLNPFTGDDYNKINKSVKANLAKKIEKSTLKTNAQNRLISELSKILILTNSMGWKLQYNGKTIQSEKEFSEDLKL; this comes from the coding sequence ATGCAAAATCTAGTAAAGAGAATAATAGTTTTAGCTGTAGCTGTACTTGTCATAGTGCTAGCTTTCAAATATTGTGAATTCAAAAAAGATGACGATTCAACTATTGATTATAATACCAATCTCATTCAGCAGCAAATCTTAAATGTTGGAAAACTGGTCGTTACCGAAGGTCATTTTTCGGAAGTTATTACTTATAAAAACCAGCAGAAGTATTTAATGGACATGGTTTCTTTTGAGAAAAAAGCACTTGTAGTGGTAAACGCAAATGTTACTGTAGCTTACGATTTGCACAAAGTGAAATATGATATCGATGAAAAGAACAAGACGATTACCATTTTAAATATTCCAAAAGAAGAAATCACCATCAACCCTGACATACAGTTTTATGATGTTGAACAAAGTAAACTGAATCCATTTACGGGTGACGATTACAACAAGATCAACAAATCGGTAAAAGCAAATCTGGCCAAAAAAATAGAGAAATCTACCTTAAAAACAAATGCTCAAAACCGATTGATCAGTGAATTGTCAAAGATTTTAATTCTTACCAATTCAATGGGTTGGAAACTGCAATACAACGGAAAAACAATCCAGTCTGAAAAAGAGTTTAGCGAAGATCTGAAGCTTTAG
- a CDS encoding aromatic amino acid hydroxylase, whose protein sequence is MNANIETNPLLERLPKHLKQFIKPQDYGDYTPINQAVWRYVMRKNVDYLSRVAHHSYLDGLKKTGIEIDSIPSMYGMNRILTEIGWAAVAVDGFIPPNAFMEFQAYNVLVIASDIRQLEHIEYTPAPDIIHEGAGHAPIIANPEYAEYLRRFGEIGCKAISSHKDYQMYEAIRLLSILKEAEDTPQEKIDEAEKAVADLQNNMGELSEMAQIRNLHWWTVEYGLIGTVENPKIYGAGLLSSIGESAWCMTDNVKKIPYNISAANQNFDITQLQPQLFVTPNFSYLSLVLEEFANKMALRTGGLSGIQKLIHSNALGTIELSTGLQISGVFTNVLEDEGKPIYIQTTGKTALSYREKELVGHGTLTHPHGFGSPIGKLKGFNLAIEDMSPKDLQAYSIVENETVRLEFEGDIIVEGEIITGSRNLHGEIILISFRNCTVTHGETILFEPEWGNYDMAIGKKVVSAFSGPADVNSFDLINTVPKTTTIKAQHTAERDDLEILYQTVRLTRENKSATTELNTVFHKLKENHPNDWLLSVEIAELLKNSNKDQLLQEVLVHLDQLKVKRPEVAHLIAGGLDLIFDKEAV, encoded by the coding sequence GCCTAAACATTTAAAGCAATTTATTAAACCTCAGGATTATGGTGATTATACACCAATTAATCAAGCGGTTTGGCGCTATGTAATGCGTAAAAATGTAGATTATCTTTCAAGAGTTGCGCATCATTCTTATCTGGATGGTTTGAAGAAAACTGGAATCGAAATTGACTCTATTCCAAGTATGTACGGTATGAATCGAATTCTGACTGAAATTGGTTGGGCAGCTGTAGCGGTGGACGGATTTATTCCACCAAACGCTTTTATGGAATTTCAGGCTTATAACGTTTTGGTTATTGCTTCAGATATTCGCCAACTGGAACATATCGAATATACTCCGGCACCGGATATTATTCATGAAGGTGCGGGACACGCTCCTATTATTGCTAATCCGGAATATGCAGAATACTTAAGACGTTTTGGAGAAATTGGCTGTAAAGCCATCTCCTCTCATAAAGATTACCAGATGTATGAAGCGATTCGCCTGCTTTCTATTTTGAAAGAAGCGGAAGATACGCCTCAGGAAAAAATAGACGAAGCGGAGAAAGCAGTTGCCGATTTACAAAACAATATGGGCGAATTGTCTGAAATGGCACAAATTCGAAACCTGCATTGGTGGACGGTAGAATATGGTTTAATCGGAACCGTTGAAAATCCGAAAATATATGGTGCGGGTTTACTATCCTCTATTGGGGAGAGTGCTTGGTGCATGACGGATAACGTAAAAAAAATCCCTTATAATATCTCTGCAGCCAATCAAAACTTTGATATTACACAATTACAGCCACAACTTTTTGTAACACCAAATTTCTCCTATTTGAGTTTGGTTTTAGAAGAATTTGCCAATAAAATGGCTTTAAGAACCGGAGGTTTATCAGGCATACAAAAACTAATTCACTCCAATGCTTTAGGAACAATTGAGTTGAGTACCGGTTTACAGATTTCAGGTGTTTTTACCAATGTTTTGGAAGACGAAGGAAAACCTATCTACATTCAGACTACCGGAAAAACGGCTTTATCCTACCGTGAAAAAGAATTGGTTGGTCATGGAACACTAACACATCCACATGGATTTGGAAGTCCAATTGGAAAATTAAAAGGCTTCAATTTAGCAATCGAAGACATGAGTCCAAAAGATTTACAGGCTTATTCTATCGTAGAAAATGAAACTGTTAGATTAGAATTTGAAGGTGATATTATTGTAGAAGGTGAAATCATTACCGGTTCAAGAAATTTACACGGCGAAATCATTTTAATTAGTTTCAGAAATTGTACTGTAACTCATGGCGAAACCATTTTGTTTGAACCTGAATGGGGGAATTACGATATGGCAATTGGTAAAAAAGTCGTTTCGGCTTTCTCCGGCCCAGCTGATGTGAATAGTTTTGACCTGATCAATACCGTACCCAAAACAACTACTATAAAAGCACAACATACTGCCGAACGTGATGATCTGGAAATCCTTTATCAAACCGTTCGCTTGACCAGAGAAAATAAAAGTGCTACAACTGAGTTAAACACTGTATTTCACAAACTGAAAGAAAACCATCCTAATGATTGGCTACTATCGGTTGAAATCGCCGAGCTTTTAAAGAATTCAAATAAAGACCAACTTTTACAGGAAGTATTGGTTCATTTAGATCAATTGAAGGTTAAACGCCCTGAAGTGGCGCATTTAATTGCCGGTGGATTGGATTTGATTTTTGATAAAGAAGCGGTTTAA